From Micromonospora carbonacea:
GCCGCGACGATCTCGTCCTCGGTGCCGATCAGCACGAACGGCGTGGCCAGCAGCTCCGGGCCGGTCAGGCCGACGGTGGCCGCGCGCTGCGCCGCGACGGCCTCCGCGTCGTCGGTCACCGCGACCGTCTGCACCAGCGCCTCCAGCGCCGGTGGCCGCGCCCGGCCCGTCGCGCCCTCGGCGACGCGGGCGAGCTGCGCCTCGATCTGGTCGGCCCGCCACCGGGCCTCGTGCCGGTGGCCGTCGTCGAGGGTACGGCCGAAGCCGGCCAGCCCCACGACGTCGGCGTGCGCGCCGGCCCAGCGCAGCAGCGTCGAGTTGGACGTGCCGACGGTCAGCGGCACGCGCCCCTGGACCGGCCGGGGCGACTCCAGCCGGGCGGCGCGCACGGCCAGCTCGGGGGAGTCCACGGTCACCTCCTCCCCGTCGAGCAGGGCGCGCACCGCCCCGGCGGCGGCGACGCAGCGGCGCACCCGGCCGGCGACGTCGGGGCGGTCCCGGCCGACCGCGTGCCACTCGGCCGGGGTGTGGCCGGCCCCGACGCCGAGGCGGGCCCGCCCGCCGGAGACGACGTCCAGGGTGGCCACGGCGGTGGCGAGCAGCATCGGCTCGCGGACGCCGAGGTTCGACACGTACGAGCCGAGGCCGATGGTCTCGGTGACCGAGGCGGCGGCGGCCAGCGCGACGAACGGGTCGCCGCACGAGCCGGGGTGGTCGGCGGCGAGCAGCGCGTCGAAGCCGGCGGCCTCGGCCCGGCGGGCGAGGTCGAGCCAGCCCGCCGCGTCGGTCGGGGTGGACTGGAGCGAGAAGGTGGCCATCGCCCCAGCGTCCGGCACCGGCGACCGGCGGGCAACGCGCCGGGGGCCGATTCTGCCGACCGGCGAATCCGCCGAGCGCTGAACCCGCACCGGCCGGCCCACACTCCCCCCGGGGCCGGCGCGCGGCCCGTCACTCCGCGGTCCCGTCACTCCTCGTCCGGGCCGCCGTCGTGCCAGCGTTGCCGCCACTGCGCCTCCCGCGCCTCGTGGGCGGTCCGCTCGGCGAAGACCGCCTCGCGCAGCGCGTACCGGGAGTCGGCCATCGTCACCACCTCCACCGCCACCAGGCCGACGCAGACGCCGGTGAGCAGGATGATCGCGGCCAGCGCCGGCATCCGGCCGGCGACCGGCACCAGGGCCACGATCAGCAGGACCGTGCCGACGCGGGCCCAGGTGAGGGTGCGCAGCGTACGGAGCTGGAAGAGGATGTCGCCGGACAGGTAGCAGGCCACCCCGCCGTAGAGCAGCGGGATCCCCGGGCGGTGCAGCGACTCATCCAGGGGCAGGTGCGGCTGGCCGAGCAGGTTCAGGATCTCCTCCGCCCCGAGGGAGAACAGGATCAGCCCCGTGATCATCGGCAGGAAGAGGTAGGCGTACGCGTCGCGGGCCAGCCCCACCCGGGTCCGGCCCCGAGCGGCGTGCAGGGCGATGCGGGCCGCCGGGCCGACCACGTCGAAG
This genomic window contains:
- a CDS encoding LLM class flavin-dependent oxidoreductase encodes the protein MATFSLQSTPTDAAGWLDLARRAEAAGFDALLAADHPGSCGDPFVALAAAASVTETIGLGSYVSNLGVREPMLLATAVATLDVVSGGRARLGVGAGHTPAEWHAVGRDRPDVAGRVRRCVAAAGAVRALLDGEEVTVDSPELAVRAARLESPRPVQGRVPLTVGTSNSTLLRWAGAHADVVGLAGFGRTLDDGHRHEARWRADQIEAQLARVAEGATGRARPPALEALVQTVAVTDDAEAVAAQRAATVGLTGPELLATPFVLIGTEDEIVAAVAGHARRWGVTRFVVRADALDPLTPVLRRLAP